The following proteins come from a genomic window of Solwaraspora sp. WMMA2065:
- a CDS encoding histidine phosphatase family protein: MSRQFALLLRGLPGTGKTTTAALLRNALNPAVRVSNDSVRYMAQPRDFAAFTLDASERACFDLALSYHDSGFTPIVDGVFEDVETLISEELRFARRGCKLVIVSFTAEMSDLIERNDLRHPLQRMDESRLAKLQASFRNAGYALSIGGKMPEEVCEDVLDVIEERRSQWQEPPVRPEEVDVLFLRHGTPEHPEGIYADPFAMGLSPCGRAEARAARHAVLRFAPDAVFSSDFARAIETAELAIAGTKREIEISKALRERVFLQLVGKEFTAIRAELDAEAEGILTGNSDLAQLPGEERYAEARARVLDFFGSLPGRFGGKRVLVVAHDGPHQWLVEQALGVDLQGVRRYRWDAGSFSRFTVSPSQIRLEGMNIGPSAVVSGLETGAV; the protein is encoded by the coding sequence ATGAGTAGGCAATTCGCATTGCTTCTCCGAGGCCTTCCTGGCACCGGGAAGACCACGACAGCAGCTCTGCTACGGAACGCGTTGAACCCTGCGGTTCGCGTCTCCAACGATTCCGTGCGTTACATGGCCCAACCGCGGGACTTTGCGGCGTTTACATTGGACGCCTCCGAGAGGGCTTGCTTCGACCTTGCATTGTCGTATCACGACAGTGGATTCACGCCGATCGTTGATGGTGTCTTCGAGGACGTCGAAACGCTGATAAGCGAGGAATTGCGGTTCGCGCGCCGCGGCTGCAAGCTTGTCATCGTCTCGTTTACCGCAGAAATGAGCGACCTGATCGAGCGCAACGACTTACGCCATCCGCTTCAGCGGATGGATGAATCTCGCCTGGCGAAGTTGCAAGCGAGCTTTCGCAACGCCGGGTACGCGCTATCAATCGGCGGCAAAATGCCTGAGGAGGTCTGCGAGGACGTTCTCGACGTTATCGAGGAGCGGCGTTCCCAATGGCAGGAGCCGCCTGTAAGGCCGGAAGAGGTCGATGTTCTCTTTCTGCGCCACGGCACTCCGGAGCACCCGGAGGGGATCTACGCGGATCCCTTCGCGATGGGGCTCTCCCCCTGCGGCCGGGCTGAGGCGCGCGCCGCACGTCACGCGGTGCTGCGGTTCGCACCGGATGCCGTATTCAGCTCAGACTTTGCCCGCGCCATCGAGACTGCGGAGCTAGCGATTGCGGGCACCAAACGGGAAATTGAGATTTCCAAAGCACTACGGGAGCGGGTGTTCCTTCAACTGGTCGGTAAAGAGTTCACCGCAATACGGGCTGAGTTGGACGCAGAGGCCGAGGGCATCCTGACCGGTAATAGCGATCTGGCCCAGCTCCCCGGAGAGGAGAGGTATGCGGAAGCGCGTGCACGCGTGCTCGACTTCTTCGGCAGCCTACCTGGGCGTTTCGGCGGCAAGCGCGTCTTGGTGGTAGCACACGACGGCCCGCATCAGTGGCTCGTCGAGCAGGCGCTAGGCGTGGACCTCCAGGGCGTGCGCCGATACCGCTGGGACGCTGGTAGCTTCAGCCGGTTTACCGTCTCGCCCAGTCAGATCCGGTTAGAGGGAATGAATATAGGACCCAGTGCGGTGGTGTCCGGTCTGGAAACCGGGGCTGTGTAG
- a CDS encoding transposase family protein has translation MNETARPPIGWSFHTTTKESGPPSMYHTTGFTTDQIRDLCVLVRAECRNLGMEPWPPVLGLYRALVVALTYMRRNRVQAEIAEAHGVSQSTISRAVTAITPVLDRVLAGFVPTADELDPTAQYIVDGTLFPCWSWRTDRCLYSGKHKTTGMSVQVACTLDGALAWVSDPVTGNHHDSYAINDTGVLVSLNPGDWIGDKGYVGNGMITPYKKPKGGELTEWQKEYNRQVNKIRWVVEQVIANLKTWRILHTDYRRPLATFTETISCVIGLHFYRIACE, from the coding sequence ATGAATGAGACGGCCCGCCCTCCCATAGGATGGAGTTTCCACACAACAACCAAAGAAAGCGGACCGCCGAGCATGTATCATACCACCGGCTTCACGACCGATCAGATCCGCGACCTCTGCGTGCTGGTCCGCGCCGAATGCCGGAACCTGGGCATGGAACCGTGGCCCCCGGTCCTCGGCCTCTACCGTGCCCTCGTGGTCGCGTTGACCTACATGCGTCGTAACCGTGTCCAAGCGGAGATCGCCGAGGCGCACGGCGTCTCCCAGTCGACGATCTCACGGGCGGTCACCGCCATCACCCCGGTCCTCGACCGCGTGCTGGCGGGGTTCGTGCCGACCGCCGACGAGCTCGACCCGACCGCCCAGTACATCGTCGACGGCACTCTGTTCCCCTGCTGGTCATGGCGCACGGACCGCTGTCTGTACTCCGGCAAGCACAAGACCACGGGCATGAGCGTCCAGGTCGCCTGTACCCTCGACGGCGCGCTCGCCTGGGTCTCCGATCCCGTCACCGGCAACCACCACGACTCGTACGCGATCAACGACACCGGTGTTCTCGTCAGCCTGAATCCCGGAGACTGGATCGGCGACAAGGGCTACGTCGGCAACGGCATGATCACTCCGTACAAGAAGCCCAAGGGCGGCGAGCTCACAGAGTGGCAGAAGGAATACAACAGGCAGGTCAACAAGATCCGCTGGGTCGTCGAACAGGTCATCGCAAACCTGAAGACCTGGAGAATCCTGCACACCGACTACCGCAGACCGCTCGCGACCTTCACGGAAACGA